From Crassaminicella indica, one genomic window encodes:
- the hflX gene encoding GTPase HflX has protein sequence MQLNDHNEIMKTVEQRAILVALSTSSKKEITTVENSLKELEELANAAGAKVLHKIMQNKQKIDASFYIGKGKVEEIKMLCDELDANLVIFDDELSGAQIRNLEEAIEKTIIDRTTLILDIFAQRAQSKEGKLQVELAQLRYRLPRLVGLGKSLSRTGAGIGTRGPGEKKLELDRRHILDRIRDIKDQLEEIKKNRQVQRKQRKKNEMPVVALVGYTNAGKSTLMNKLITMTELLEEKEVYVKDMLFATLDTAHRKIILPSKEEFILIDTVGFVNKLPHALIEAFKATLEEVEEADLLLHIVDATNKDYEMQMKVTNKVLEELDVKNKPMIIVFNKIDQVKNMYVPSGEDVIHISAVEGIGIEKLICKIKEKIFSHMKKVELLIPYDRGEIVSYLCDKTKVDQCEYKAEGVFVKTCLAPIDYNKYKKYLV, from the coding sequence ATGCAATTGAATGACCATAATGAGATTATGAAAACTGTAGAGCAAAGAGCTATATTAGTAGCTTTAAGTACATCAAGTAAAAAAGAAATAACGACCGTTGAAAATTCTTTAAAAGAATTAGAAGAATTAGCAAATGCAGCTGGTGCAAAGGTATTGCATAAGATAATGCAGAACAAACAAAAAATTGATGCGTCTTTTTACATTGGAAAGGGAAAAGTAGAGGAAATTAAGATGCTTTGCGATGAATTAGATGCTAATTTAGTTATATTCGATGATGAATTGTCAGGTGCTCAAATTAGAAATTTAGAAGAAGCTATTGAAAAAACTATTATCGATAGAACTACTTTAATACTAGATATTTTTGCTCAAAGAGCACAATCAAAAGAAGGTAAATTGCAGGTTGAATTGGCTCAGCTTCGATATAGATTACCAAGACTCGTAGGACTTGGTAAATCTTTATCAAGAACTGGTGCTGGAATAGGTACAAGAGGTCCTGGTGAGAAAAAACTAGAGCTTGATCGAAGACATATTTTAGATAGAATACGTGACATAAAGGATCAACTTGAAGAAATAAAGAAAAATCGTCAAGTTCAGAGAAAACAAAGAAAGAAAAATGAAATGCCTGTTGTAGCATTAGTAGGGTATACAAATGCTGGAAAATCTACACTTATGAATAAGCTTATTACAATGACAGAGCTTTTAGAAGAGAAGGAAGTATATGTAAAAGATATGTTATTTGCTACATTAGATACAGCACATAGAAAAATTATACTACCAAGCAAGGAAGAATTTATTCTAATTGATACAGTAGGATTTGTAAATAAGCTGCCACATGCATTAATAGAGGCTTTTAAAGCAACATTAGAGGAGGTAGAAGAAGCAGATTTATTGTTGCATATTGTAGATGCAACCAATAAGGATTATGAAATGCAGATGAAAGTTACAAATAAAGTGCTTGAAGAATTAGATGTAAAAAATAAGCCTATGATTATTGTATTCAATAAAATAGATCAGGTTAAGAATATGTACGTGCCTTCAGGAGAAGATGTAATTCATATATCAGCAGTAGAAGGGATAGGGATAGAAAAATTAATATGCAAAATAAAAGAAAAGATATTTTCTCATATGAAGAAGGTAGAACTGCTTATTCCATATGATAGAGGAGAGATTGTATCTTACTTATGCGATAAGACTAAAGTAGACCAGTGTGAATATAAAGCAGAAGGTGTTTTTGTAAAAACTTGTTTAGCACCTATTGATTATAATAAATATAAAAAATATTTGGTTTAA